One window of Rhinolophus ferrumequinum isolate MPI-CBG mRhiFer1 chromosome 26, mRhiFer1_v1.p, whole genome shotgun sequence genomic DNA carries:
- the CPA4 gene encoding carboxypeptidase A4, producing the protein MKWILFFGALIGPSICGREKFFGDQVFRINVRNGDEISKLNQLVNSDNLKLNVWKCPSTFGLPVDVLVPSVSLQPVKCFLESQGLEYSVTIEDLQALLDKEGEELQHNERQERSSNNFNYGAYHSLESIYHEMHSIASDFPDLASRVKIGHSFENRSIYVLKFSTGKGRQRPAIWLNAGLHSREWVSQATAIWTARKIVSDYGKDSAITSILEKMDIFLLPVANPDGYVYTHTHNRFWRKTRSLNPGSSCIGVDPNRNWNASFAGEGASSNPCSEVYHGLHAHSEVEVKSVVDFIQEHGNFKCFIDLHSYSQLLMYPYGYTQKKAPDATELDKVAKHAAKVLASLSGTKYQVGSTSTTVYQASGSSIDWAYNNGIKYAFTFELRDTGQYGFLLPADQIIPTAEETWLGLKTIMEHVRDHLY; encoded by the exons ggACCAAGTTTTTAGGATTAACGTCAGAAATGGAGACGAGATCAGCAAACTAAATCAGCTAGTGAATTCAGACAACTTGAAG CTCAACGTCTGGAAATGTCCCTCAACTTTTGGTCTTCCTGTGGATGTCCTGGTCCCATCTGTCAGTCTGCAGCCAGTCAAATGCTTCCTGGAGTCCCAGGGCTTAGAGTACTCAGTGACAATTGAAGACCTGCAG GCCCTTTTAGATAAAGAAGGTGAAGAACTACAACACAATGAAAGGCAAGAACGGAGCAGTAATAATTTCAACTATGGGGCCTATCATTCTCTGGAATCT ATTTACCATGAAATGCACAGCATTGCTAGCGATTTTCCTGACTTGGCGAGCAGGGTGAAGATTGGACATTCGTTTGAAAACCGGTCGATTTATGTACTGAAG TTCAGCACTGGAAAAGGCAGGCAGCGTCCGGCCATTTGGCTGAATGCAGGCCTCCACTCCCGGGAGTGGGTCTCACAGGCCACGGCGATCTGGACCGCAAGGAAG ATTGTATCTGATTACGGGAAGGATTCAGCTATCACCTCCATCTTGGAGAAAATGGATATTTTCTTGTTGCCTGTGGCCAATCCTGACGGATATGTATACACGCACACTCAC AACCGATTTTGGAGGAAGACACGGTCCCTAAATCCTGGAAGTTCCTGCATTGGTGTTGATCCAAATAGAAATTGGAATGCTAGTTTTGCAG GAGAGGGAGCCAGTAGCAATCCTTGCTCCGAAGTGTACCATGGACTCCATGCCCATTCGGAAGTGGAGGTGAAATCAGTGGTAGATTTCATTCAAGAACACGGGAATTTCAAATGCTTCATTGATCTGCATAGCTACTCGCAGCTGCTCATGTATCCATATGggtacacacaaaaaaaggccCCAGATGCTACAGAGCTG GACAAGGTGGCAAAGCATGCAGCCAAAGTTCTGGCTTCCCTGTCGGGCACAAAGTACCAAGTGGGCTCTACCAGCACCACTGTCT ATCAAGCTAGCGGGAGCAGCATTGACTGGGCGTATAATAATGGCATCAAGTATGCATTCACTTTTGAGTTGAGAGACACTGGGCAATATGGCTTCCTCCTGCCAGCTGACCAGATCATTCCCACCGCAGAGGAGACCTGGCTGGGGCTGAAGACCATCATGGAGCATGTGCGGGACCACCTGTACTAG